A genomic stretch from Amycolatopsis sp. 195334CR includes:
- a CDS encoding isocitrate lyase/phosphoenolpyruvate mutase family protein, with protein MTDFAALHQADTPLLLPNAWDFASAAALHAAGFPAIGTSSLGVAATHGLPDGHGRTRAETLALARSLSRLPCPVTVDIEAGFSDDPGEVADLAAELHHLGIAGINLEDSRPGQDRLADPSDHAELVEAVKTRAPGLFVNARTDTHWLNDNPPPLTEVLDRARQYVGAGADCVFVPGLTDPTDIAALAGGIPVPINILYSPGLDLTELGVGRVSLGSLLFRAALHAATGLARTIRAGEPIPEGIPGYRDIERLIPLTP; from the coding sequence ATGACCGACTTCGCCGCCCTCCACCAGGCCGACACCCCGCTGCTGCTCCCGAACGCCTGGGACTTCGCCTCCGCCGCCGCCCTGCACGCCGCCGGATTCCCCGCCATCGGCACCAGCAGCCTCGGCGTCGCCGCCACCCACGGCCTGCCCGACGGACACGGCCGCACCCGCGCCGAAACCCTCGCACTGGCCCGCTCGCTCAGCCGCCTGCCCTGCCCGGTCACCGTCGACATCGAAGCCGGCTTCAGCGACGACCCGGGGGAGGTGGCCGACCTCGCCGCCGAACTGCACCACCTCGGCATCGCCGGGATCAACCTGGAGGACAGCCGCCCCGGCCAGGACCGGCTCGCCGACCCCAGCGACCACGCCGAACTCGTCGAAGCCGTCAAAACCCGCGCACCAGGCCTGTTCGTCAACGCCCGTACCGACACTCACTGGCTCAACGACAACCCACCACCGCTGACCGAAGTCCTCGACCGCGCACGCCAGTACGTCGGCGCGGGCGCCGACTGCGTGTTCGTCCCCGGCCTCACCGACCCCACGGACATCGCCGCACTGGCGGGCGGCATCCCCGTCCCGATCAACATTCTCTACAGCCCGGGCCTCGACCTCACCGAACTCGGCGTCGGACGGGTCAGCCTCGGCTCACTGCTCTTCCGCGCCGCCCTGCACGCGGCCACCGGCCTCGCCCGAACCATTCGCGCGGGGGAGCCGATCCCCGAAGGCATCCCCGGCTATCGCGACATCGAACGGCTCATCCCGCTCACTCCGTGA